The sequence AACAGGTTCAATCCATTCGGCCTTTACGTTTTTTAATGTCTCCTGAACGTGCTTGACCATAACTTTTCCGTTCCAGCCGTATGAACCGATGACGGAGATAAACTTGGTTTTTGGCCTTAGTCCGTTCATGAGGTAGGAAAAGTAGATGATTGATGGATGAGCTCCTGCAAGGACCGTTGGGGATGCAATGACGACCGCTGCAGCATCAACCAAGTCCATTGCAACGTTTCCGATGTCCGACTTTATCAGGTTGTAGGGCCTGACTATTATCCCGTTTTCTGAGAGTTCAGACGTTAAAAAGTCAACCATGTGGCGGGTGCTTTCGTGCATTGAGACGAAGGGAATTATTACCATAGGCTTAACTTCATCTGAAACCCACCTCTTGTAGGCTCCCGTCATAAACTCAACATCCTTTATTACAACGCCGTGGCTCGGGGCGATTATTTCAGGTTTTAATTCATCAATGAGTTTTAGGTGTTTCTTTATAAAATTCCTAAAGGGCATCATAATCTCTGCGTAGTACCTCTTTGTTTCCAAGTAGACCTTTGCCCTGTTTTCATCTGTTGTATCAAATAGCTCACTTGTCGCTATGTGGGAGCCTAAGAAGTCACACGTAAAAAGGACTCTATCCTCCTTTACCCATGTGAACATCGTTTCCGGCCAGTGAACCCAAGGAGCCAAGAAGAACTTTAGAGTCTTATCTCCCAGAGGGAGCTCCTCTCCTTCCTCTATTAACTGAAAGGCATCCTCTGGAAGGTCCAAGAGGTCTATCAGCATATCCCTACACTTTTTGTTCGTTACCACTTTGGCCTCTGGAAACTTCTCTAAAACATCCGGAATTGTTCCAGAGTGGTCCTGCTCTGCGTGGTTTGAGACTATGTAATCTATTTTTTTTATTTCTAACTCCTCTAAGTTTCTAAAGAGCTCTCCCTTTTTGTGAGGCTCAACTGTATCTATCAGGGCCGTCTTTTCACTTCCAAGGACAACGTAGGCGTTGTAGCTCGTTCCTTCAGGTAGTGTTACAAGCTCATCAAACAGAACCCTGTCCCAGTCTATTGCACCGACCCAGTAAATTCCATCCTTAATTTTCTTTGCCATTACTCCTCCACAGGTTCAAAGTCTTCTTTCGGAGCTCCA is a genomic window of Balnearium lithotrophicum containing:
- a CDS encoding FprA family A-type flavoprotein, translating into MAKKIKDGIYWVGAIDWDRVLFDELVTLPEGTSYNAYVVLGSEKTALIDTVEPHKKGELFRNLEELEIKKIDYIVSNHAEQDHSGTIPDVLEKFPEAKVVTNKKCRDMLIDLLDLPEDAFQLIEEGEELPLGDKTLKFFLAPWVHWPETMFTWVKEDRVLFTCDFLGSHIATSELFDTTDENRAKVYLETKRYYAEIMMPFRNFIKKHLKLIDELKPEIIAPSHGVVIKDVEFMTGAYKRWVSDEVKPMVIIPFVSMHESTRHMVDFLTSELSENGIIVRPYNLIKSDIGNVAMDLVDAAAVVIASPTVLAGAHPSIIYFSYLMNGLRPKTKFISVIGSYGWNGKVMVKHVQETLKNVKAEWIEPVLIKGLPKESDYQKLREFAKELSDKIKEISN